A section of the Stenotrophomonas sp. 364 genome encodes:
- a CDS encoding NAD(P) transhydrogenase subunit alpha: protein MAVEVVVVTERAPGERRVAMTPETARKLAALGATVWFEPGAGQAAGFPDQAYIDVGAQPADDTRLGTADIVLCVQPPDNARLGQLKPGASLVGMLHPQADAERAGLIQSRGLQAFPLERLPRTTRAQSMDVLSSQAGMAGYKATLIAAQLAPRFFPMLTTAAGTIRPSRVLVVGAGVAGLQAIATARRLGAQVEGFDVRPETREQIESLGGKFLDLGVSAVGEGGYARPLTDEERAEQQRRLGEHLRLVDVVICTAAVPGRPAPKIVSTAMVQGMKPGSVIVDLAAETGGNCEATRPGETIALGGVTVDGPLDLASRGAVHASEMYARNLYNFVALFLKDGAIQFDWDDELLAKTRWVAAG from the coding sequence ATGGCTGTCGAGGTGGTGGTGGTAACCGAACGCGCGCCAGGGGAACGGCGCGTGGCGATGACGCCGGAAACGGCACGCAAGCTGGCCGCGCTGGGCGCGACCGTGTGGTTCGAACCCGGGGCCGGCCAGGCCGCCGGTTTTCCCGACCAGGCATACATCGACGTCGGCGCGCAGCCGGCCGACGACACGCGGCTGGGCACGGCCGACATCGTGCTGTGCGTGCAGCCCCCGGACAACGCGCGGTTGGGCCAGCTCAAACCCGGCGCGAGCCTGGTCGGCATGCTGCACCCGCAGGCCGATGCCGAACGCGCCGGCCTGATCCAGTCGCGCGGGCTGCAGGCCTTCCCGCTGGAGCGCCTGCCGCGCACCACCCGCGCGCAGTCGATGGACGTGCTGAGTTCGCAGGCCGGCATGGCCGGTTACAAGGCCACGTTGATCGCTGCGCAGCTGGCACCGCGTTTCTTCCCGATGTTGACCACCGCCGCCGGCACCATCCGCCCGTCGCGGGTGCTGGTGGTGGGCGCCGGCGTGGCCGGGCTGCAGGCCATCGCCACCGCGCGCCGGCTGGGGGCGCAGGTGGAAGGCTTCGATGTGCGCCCGGAAACCCGCGAGCAGATCGAATCGCTGGGCGGCAAGTTCCTGGACCTGGGCGTCAGCGCCGTGGGCGAGGGCGGCTATGCGCGGCCGCTGACCGACGAAGAACGTGCCGAGCAGCAGCGCCGGCTGGGCGAGCACCTGCGCCTGGTGGACGTGGTGATCTGCACCGCGGCCGTGCCCGGGCGCCCGGCGCCGAAGATCGTCAGTACCGCGATGGTGCAGGGCATGAAGCCGGGCAGCGTGATCGTGGACCTGGCCGCCGAGACTGGCGGCAACTGCGAGGCCACCCGCCCGGGTGAAACCATCGCGCTGGGCGGGGTCACCGTGGACGGCCCGCTCGACCTGGCCAGCCGCGGCGCGGTGCACGCCAGCGAGATGTACGCGCGCAACCTGTACAACTTCGTCGCGCTGTTCCTCAAGGACGGGGCAATCCAGTTCGACTGGGATGACGAACTGCTGGCGAAAACCCGCTGGGTGGCCGCCGGGTGA
- a CDS encoding DUF3106 domain-containing protein, with product MTPRLILALALLSTSAASGTQTPPLPEWDRLTPQQREALIAPVRDRWNDAPPPQRERMLEHGQRWQGMTPEQRELARRGRHRFENMSPEQREQARALFAQMRELSPAQRDALRERWSKMTPEQRQDWLKANPVKAMPPPKR from the coding sequence ATGACACCGCGACTGATCCTGGCCTTGGCGCTGCTGTCGACGAGCGCGGCCAGCGGGACGCAGACCCCGCCCCTGCCGGAGTGGGATCGGCTGACCCCGCAGCAGCGCGAGGCGCTGATCGCGCCCGTGCGCGACCGCTGGAACGACGCCCCGCCACCGCAGCGCGAGCGCATGCTGGAGCACGGCCAGCGCTGGCAGGGCATGACCCCGGAACAACGCGAGCTGGCCCGGCGCGGGCGCCATCGGTTCGAAAACATGAGCCCGGAGCAGCGCGAGCAGGCCCGCGCGCTGTTCGCGCAGATGCGCGAATTGAGTCCGGCGCAGCGCGATGCGCTGCGTGAGCGCTGGTCGAAGATGACCCCGGAGCAGCGCCAGGACTGGTTGAAGGCCAACCCGGTGAAGGCTATGCCGCCGCCGAAACGGTGA
- a CDS encoding RNA polymerase sigma factor: protein MPPRCVVTGTPLRERYPVLVSPTLQPLTTEADAALPVSLDAFLAGIGPRAFRFAEAGLRQRDDALDAVQDSMLRMLSYRDKPAAEWAPLFWSILRRRVVDLQRRRGFRLRFWRSSDEAGSEHDIDWADHAPGPAQAHEQREQYAQLVRALRELPARQREAFTLRVLQQLDGATTAAAMGCSEGAVKTHLSRARQALQQHLEIAL from the coding sequence ATGCCGCCCCGGTGCGTTGTCACAGGTACCCCCCTGCGCGAGCGCTACCCTGTGCTGGTGAGCCCCACCCTGCAACCGCTGACCACCGAGGCCGACGCCGCCCTGCCGGTGTCACTGGACGCGTTCCTGGCGGGCATCGGGCCGCGCGCGTTCCGCTTCGCCGAGGCCGGCCTGCGCCAGCGCGACGATGCGCTGGATGCGGTGCAGGACAGCATGCTGCGGATGCTGTCCTACCGCGACAAACCGGCCGCCGAGTGGGCGCCGCTGTTCTGGAGCATCCTGCGCCGCCGGGTGGTTGACCTGCAGCGCCGGCGCGGCTTCCGGCTGCGCTTCTGGCGCAGCAGCGACGAGGCCGGCAGCGAGCACGACATCGACTGGGCCGACCACGCCCCCGGCCCGGCACAGGCGCATGAGCAGCGCGAACAGTACGCGCAGCTGGTGCGGGCACTGCGCGAACTCCCCGCACGCCAGCGCGAGGCCTTCACACTGCGCGTGCTGCAGCAACTGGACGGCGCCACCACCGCAGCGGCCATGGGCTGCAGCGAAGGCGCGGTCAAAACCCATCTTTCGCGCGCCCGGCAGGCGCTGCAGCAGCACCTGGAGATCGCCCTGTGA
- a CDS encoding NAD(P) transhydrogenase subunit alpha: protein MSDGFVALYIFMLAAIAGHVIISRVPVILHTPLMSGSNFIHGIVLIGAMVVLGHAQTPLEKIIGFIAVVLGAGNAAGGYVVTERMLDMFKPSAKRDAGEKAP from the coding sequence ATGAGCGACGGGTTCGTGGCGTTGTACATCTTCATGCTGGCCGCGATCGCCGGCCACGTGATCATTTCACGGGTGCCGGTGATCCTGCATACCCCTTTGATGTCCGGCTCCAACTTCATCCACGGCATCGTGCTGATCGGCGCGATGGTGGTGCTGGGCCACGCGCAGACGCCGCTGGAGAAGATCATCGGCTTCATCGCGGTGGTGCTGGGCGCCGGTAATGCCGCCGGTGGCTACGTGGTCACCGAGCGCATGCTGGACATGTTCAAGCCCAGCGCCAAGCGCGACGCCGGGGAGAAGGCACCTTGA
- a CDS encoding NAD(P)(+) transhydrogenase (Re/Si-specific) subunit beta, translating to MNVSTAQLLQWLVQVSYLVAATLFLLGLQRMASPMTARSGIRWAGLGMLIATVATFFLPDLHNIPLILAAVTIGTGVAWWSAKRVAITDMPQMVALYNGMGGGSAAAIGAVELLRFSFLANRDTTHWSEQALADLAARQPSATVLALAIIGSAIGAVSLSGSIIAWAKLDGRLDRRVTFPGQQAFNLLVALAMVVLGAWAAISLSPVAIISFFVVALALGVLMTLPIGGADMPVVISLYNAFTGLAVAFEGYVLGNEALIIAGMMVGAAGILLTRLMAKAMNRPISGVLFSNFGGGGVAQEISGAQKPIEASDVAAMLAFAERVVIVPGYGMAVAQAQHKVWELAQRLIDRGIKVKFAIHPVAGRMPGHMNVLLAEAGVPYDLIADMDDINPEFPNTDVGLVIGANDVVNPVARTDPASPIYGMPILDVVNARNVVVIKRGKGTGFAGIENALFYADNARMLYGDGAGAASALVSELKALDGGH from the coding sequence TTGAACGTGAGCACCGCGCAACTGCTGCAATGGCTGGTGCAGGTGAGCTACCTGGTGGCCGCCACCCTGTTCCTGCTGGGCCTGCAGCGCATGGCCTCGCCGATGACCGCGCGCAGCGGCATCCGCTGGGCCGGGCTGGGCATGCTGATCGCCACGGTGGCCACTTTCTTCCTGCCCGACCTGCACAACATTCCGCTGATCCTGGCGGCCGTGACGATCGGCACCGGCGTGGCCTGGTGGTCGGCCAAGCGTGTGGCGATCACCGACATGCCGCAGATGGTGGCCCTCTACAACGGCATGGGTGGTGGCTCGGCCGCGGCGATCGGCGCGGTGGAACTGCTGCGCTTCTCGTTCCTGGCCAACCGCGATACCACCCATTGGAGTGAACAGGCGCTGGCCGACCTGGCCGCGCGGCAGCCGTCGGCCACCGTGCTGGCGCTGGCCATCATCGGTTCGGCGATTGGTGCGGTGTCGCTGTCCGGCTCGATCATCGCCTGGGCCAAGCTGGACGGCCGACTCGACCGGCGCGTCACTTTCCCCGGGCAGCAGGCGTTCAACCTGCTGGTCGCGCTGGCGATGGTGGTGCTGGGCGCATGGGCGGCCATCAGCCTGAGCCCGGTGGCCATCATCAGCTTCTTCGTGGTCGCACTCGCACTGGGCGTGCTGATGACGCTGCCGATCGGCGGCGCCGACATGCCGGTGGTGATCTCGCTGTACAACGCGTTCACCGGCCTGGCCGTGGCATTTGAAGGCTACGTGCTGGGCAACGAGGCGCTGATCATCGCCGGCATGATGGTCGGCGCGGCCGGCATCCTGCTGACCCGCCTGATGGCCAAGGCGATGAACCGGCCGATCAGCGGGGTGCTGTTCTCCAACTTCGGCGGCGGCGGCGTGGCGCAGGAAATCAGCGGCGCGCAGAAGCCGATCGAGGCCAGCGACGTGGCGGCCATGCTCGCCTTCGCCGAGCGCGTGGTGATCGTGCCCGGCTACGGCATGGCCGTGGCCCAGGCGCAGCACAAGGTGTGGGAGCTGGCCCAGCGCCTGATCGACCGCGGCATCAAGGTGAAGTTCGCCATCCACCCGGTTGCCGGGCGCATGCCGGGCCACATGAACGTGCTGCTGGCCGAAGCGGGCGTGCCTTACGACCTGATCGCCGACATGGACGACATCAACCCCGAGTTCCCCAACACCGACGTGGGGCTGGTGATCGGCGCCAACGACGTGGTCAACCCGGTGGCGCGCACCGACCCGGCCAGCCCGATCTACGGCATGCCGATCCTGGACGTGGTCAACGCGCGCAACGTGGTGGTGATCAAGCGCGGCAAGGGCACTGGCTTTGCCGGCATCGAAAATGCCCTGTTCTACGCCGACAACGCCCGCATGCTGTACGGCGATGGCGCCGGCGCGGCAAGCGCGCTGGTCAGCGAATTGAAGGCGCTCGACGGCGGGCATTGA
- the sufT gene encoding putative Fe-S cluster assembly protein SufT: MYSRSSEPVHFERDCEAVMVPQGETVTLPAGSYGYITQALGGSYTVFVEGNLFRIAGKDGDAIGKEPAPALELPDNASDDEVEKLVWQQLRTCFDPEIPFNIVDLGLVYEVDLKHLDDGRREIDVTMTLTAPGCGMGDILVDDVRSKLEMIPTVAQADVELVFDPPWGRHMMSEAARLETGML, translated from the coding sequence ATGTATTCCCGTAGCAGTGAACCTGTCCACTTCGAACGCGACTGCGAGGCCGTCATGGTCCCGCAGGGCGAAACGGTCACGCTGCCCGCTGGCAGCTATGGCTACATCACCCAGGCACTGGGTGGCAGCTATACCGTCTTCGTCGAAGGCAATCTGTTCCGCATCGCCGGCAAGGATGGCGACGCCATCGGAAAGGAACCGGCGCCGGCGCTGGAGCTGCCTGACAACGCCTCCGATGACGAAGTCGAAAAACTGGTGTGGCAGCAGCTGCGCACCTGCTTCGATCCCGAAATTCCGTTCAACATCGTTGACCTGGGCCTGGTCTATGAGGTCGACCTCAAGCACCTGGACGACGGCCGGCGCGAGATCGACGTCACCATGACCCTGACCGCGCCCGGCTGCGGCATGGGCGATATCCTGGTCGATGACGTGCGCAGCAAGCTGGAGATGATTCCGACGGTGGCCCAGGCCGACGTCGAGCTGGTCTTCGACCCGCCGTGGGGCCGCCACATGATGTCCGAGGCCGCCCGGCTCGAAACCGGCATGTTGTAA
- a CDS encoding branched-chain amino acid aminotransferase: MSQSSVSFNTTRSATPRSSEERERILAAPGFGLHFTDHMVEVRWDKDTGWHNASVRPYGPLQLDPAAAVLHYGQEIFEGIKAYRHADGSIWTFRPDANGRRLQRSAQRLALPELPVDIFVESLKQLIAVDASWVPSADESSLYFRPFMIGDEAFLGVRGAHKAGYYVIASPAGPYFAKGVAPVSIWLSTEYARAAKGGTGAAKCGGNYAASLLPQQKAQAQGCSQVLFLDPVEGKYLEELGGMNVFLVYKDGTLVTPALSGSILEGITRESILQLARDRGMKVEERKVTIDEWKQGVASGEIAEVFACGTAAVVTPIGQLKGEGFSVGDINAPAGEVTMSLRKELTDIQYGRLPDRHGWLVRLDA; the protein is encoded by the coding sequence GTGTCCCAGTCTTCCGTGAGCTTCAACACCACCCGTTCCGCCACCCCGCGCAGCAGCGAGGAGCGCGAGCGCATCCTGGCCGCCCCCGGTTTTGGTCTGCATTTCACCGACCACATGGTGGAAGTGCGGTGGGACAAGGACACCGGCTGGCACAACGCGAGCGTGCGTCCGTACGGCCCGCTGCAGCTGGACCCGGCCGCGGCGGTGCTGCATTACGGCCAGGAGATCTTCGAAGGCATCAAGGCCTACCGCCACGCCGACGGCTCGATCTGGACCTTCCGCCCGGATGCCAACGGCCGCCGCCTGCAGCGCTCGGCGCAGCGCCTGGCGCTGCCGGAACTGCCGGTGGACATCTTCGTCGAATCGCTCAAGCAGCTGATCGCCGTGGACGCCAGCTGGGTGCCGTCGGCTGACGAATCCAGCCTGTATTTCCGTCCGTTCATGATCGGCGATGAAGCCTTCCTCGGCGTGCGCGGCGCGCACAAGGCCGGCTACTACGTGATCGCCAGCCCGGCCGGCCCGTACTTCGCCAAGGGCGTGGCCCCGGTGTCGATCTGGCTGTCCACCGAGTACGCACGTGCGGCCAAGGGCGGCACCGGTGCGGCCAAGTGCGGTGGCAACTACGCCGCCTCGCTGCTGCCGCAGCAGAAGGCGCAGGCCCAGGGGTGCTCGCAGGTGCTGTTCCTGGATCCGGTCGAGGGCAAGTACCTGGAAGAACTGGGCGGCATGAACGTGTTCCTGGTTTACAAGGACGGCACCCTGGTGACCCCGGCGCTGTCGGGCAGCATCCTGGAAGGCATCACCCGCGAGAGCATCCTGCAGCTGGCCCGCGACCGTGGCATGAAGGTCGAAGAGCGCAAGGTCACCATCGACGAGTGGAAGCAGGGCGTGGCTTCCGGCGAGATCGCCGAAGTGTTCGCCTGCGGTACCGCGGCGGTGGTCACCCCGATCGGCCAGCTCAAGGGCGAGGGCTTCTCGGTGGGCGACATCAACGCGCCGGCCGGTGAAGTGACCATGTCGCTGCGCAAGGAGCTGACCGACATCCAGTACGGTCGCCTGCCGGACCGCCACGGTTGGCTGGTGCGTCTGGACGCGTAA
- a CDS encoding S8 family peptidase, with translation MSHDSQPRLRQRALVVLGASVLSTLLLAAPAFAGDVQLSGLSSAPTHQRFIVKYKDGANLVATPTALASSLKAAASAVPAAQGRALGLQKLRQLAIGPTVVKADRPLDAAESELLMRRLAADPNVEYVEVDQLMHATLVPNDARLSEQWGFGTSNASINVRPAWDKATGTGVVVAVIDTGITNHPDLNANILPGYDFISDAAMARDGGGRDNNPNDEGDWYAANECGSGIPASNSSWHGTHVAGTIAAVTNNSTGVAGTAFNAKVVPVRVLGKCGGYTSDIADAIVWASGGTVSGVPANANPAEVINMSLGGGGTCSTTYQNAINGAVSRGTTVVVAAGNSNTNVSSSVPANCANVIAVAATTSAGARASFSNYGAGIDISAPGQAILSTLNSGTTVPGTASYASYNGTSMAAPHVAGVVALVQSVAPTALTPAAIETLLKNTARALPGACSGGCGAGIVDADAAVTAALGGTNPNPGTGTVLQNNVPVTGLGAASGASLSYTVVVPSGRSQLKVSIAGGSGDADLYVRSGSAPTDTVYNCRPYLSGNNETCTITSPAAGTWHVRVKGYSTFSGVTLTAQY, from the coding sequence ATGTCTCATGATTCGCAACCCCGTTTGCGTCAGCGTGCATTGGTTGTACTCGGCGCGTCCGTCCTGTCCACCCTGCTGCTGGCCGCCCCGGCATTCGCCGGCGATGTGCAGCTCAGCGGCTTGTCGTCGGCACCGACGCACCAGCGTTTCATCGTCAAATACAAGGATGGCGCCAATCTGGTCGCCACCCCGACCGCACTGGCCAGTTCGTTGAAGGCGGCGGCCTCTGCCGTACCGGCTGCGCAGGGTCGCGCGCTGGGCCTGCAGAAGCTGCGCCAGCTGGCCATCGGCCCGACCGTGGTCAAGGCCGATCGCCCGCTGGATGCGGCCGAATCGGAACTGCTGATGCGCCGCCTGGCGGCCGACCCGAACGTGGAATACGTCGAAGTCGATCAGCTGATGCACGCCACCCTGGTCCCCAATGATGCGCGCCTGTCCGAGCAGTGGGGCTTCGGCACCAGCAACGCCTCGATCAACGTGCGCCCGGCATGGGACAAGGCCACCGGCACCGGCGTGGTGGTGGCGGTGATCGACACCGGCATCACCAACCATCCGGACCTCAACGCCAACATCCTGCCCGGCTATGACTTCATCAGCGACGCGGCGATGGCGCGCGATGGCGGCGGGCGTGACAACAACCCGAACGATGAAGGCGACTGGTACGCCGCCAACGAATGCGGCTCGGGCATTCCGGCGTCGAACTCGAGCTGGCACGGTACCCACGTGGCCGGGACCATCGCGGCGGTGACCAACAACAGCACCGGCGTGGCCGGTACGGCATTCAACGCGAAGGTGGTGCCGGTGCGCGTGCTCGGCAAGTGCGGTGGTTATACCTCCGACATCGCCGATGCGATCGTGTGGGCCTCCGGCGGTACCGTCAGCGGCGTGCCGGCCAATGCCAATCCGGCCGAAGTGATCAACATGTCGCTGGGCGGCGGTGGCACCTGTTCGACGACCTACCAGAACGCGATCAACGGTGCGGTGTCGCGCGGCACCACGGTGGTGGTGGCGGCGGGCAACAGCAACACCAACGTGTCGTCGTCGGTGCCGGCCAACTGCGCCAACGTGATCGCCGTGGCAGCCACGACGTCGGCCGGCGCGCGCGCGAGCTTCTCCAACTACGGTGCGGGCATCGACATTTCGGCCCCGGGCCAGGCGATCCTGTCCACGCTCAACAGCGGTACGACGGTGCCGGGCACGGCGTCCTACGCGTCCTACAACGGGACGTCGATGGCGGCGCCGCACGTCGCCGGCGTGGTGGCGCTGGTGCAGTCGGTGGCACCGACGGCGTTGACGCCGGCGGCGATCGAGACGTTGCTGAAGAACACGGCGCGTGCATTGCCGGGTGCGTGCAGCGGCGGGTGCGGCGCGGGCATCGTGGACGCCGATGCGGCGGTCACGGCGGCGCTGGGCGGGACCAATCCGAACCCGGGTACGGGCACGGTGCTGCAGAACAATGTGCCGGTCACCGGTCTGGGGGCGGCCAGCGGGGCATCGCTGTCCTATACGGTGGTGGTGCCGTCGGGCCGTTCGCAGCTGAAGGTGAGCATCGCCGGTGGCAGCGGTGATGCGGACCTGTACGTGCGTTCGGGCAGCGCGCCGACTGACACTGTGTACAACTGCCGTCCGTATCTGAGCGGCAACAACGAGACCTGCACGATCACTTCACCGGCGGCCGGTACCTGGCACGTGCGGGTGAAGGGCTATTCGACCTTCTCCGGGGTCACCCTGACCGCGCAGTACTGA
- a CDS encoding asparaginase domain-containing protein: MDELLIITTGGTIDKIYFDDKSDYQIGDPQIGMILRELGVTFRFNVIPILRKDSLHITDEDRELIRATIAAQPTRHVLVTHGTDSMVQTGQVLRSIADKTIVMTGALSPARFRGSDAEFNIGCAIGAVQSLASGVYIAMNGRIWNPEHVRKNVAANRFEEA, translated from the coding sequence ATGGACGAACTACTGATCATCACCACCGGTGGCACGATCGACAAGATCTACTTCGACGACAAGTCGGACTACCAGATCGGCGATCCGCAGATCGGGATGATCCTGCGCGAGCTGGGCGTGACGTTCCGTTTCAATGTGATTCCGATCCTGCGCAAGGATTCGCTGCACATCACCGACGAGGACCGCGAGCTGATCCGCGCGACCATCGCCGCGCAGCCGACGCGCCACGTGCTGGTGACGCACGGCACCGATTCGATGGTGCAGACCGGCCAGGTGCTGCGGAGCATCGCCGACAAGACGATCGTGATGACCGGCGCACTGAGCCCAGCCCGTTTCCGCGGCTCGGACGCGGAGTTCAACATCGGCTGCGCGATCGGCGCGGTGCAGTCGCTGGCCAGCGGCGTGTACATCGCCATGAACGGCCGCATCTGGAACCCGGAGCACGTGCGCAAGAACGTGGCAGCGAACCGGTTCGAAGAAGCCTGA
- a CDS encoding DUF2069 domain-containing protein has translation MNGRAQDAILALLLVALAAVYALWFAQDRHWLATQLVFTLPPLLLALGVWLRRGKAAFWAGVLALFWFSHGVMSAWSHPETAGWAWAELLLALAVIGVGSGPGLRRRFGKR, from the coding sequence ATGAACGGCCGCGCGCAGGACGCGATCCTGGCCCTGCTACTGGTGGCGCTGGCGGCGGTGTATGCGCTGTGGTTCGCGCAGGACCGGCATTGGCTGGCCACGCAGCTGGTGTTTACCCTGCCGCCGCTGCTGCTGGCGCTGGGGGTGTGGCTGCGGCGCGGCAAGGCGGCCTTCTGGGCCGGGGTGCTGGCGCTGTTCTGGTTCAGCCACGGGGTGATGAGCGCCTGGAGCCACCCGGAAACGGCCGGCTGGGCATGGGCGGAGCTGCTGCTGGCGCTGGCGGTGATCGGGGTGGGCAGTGGTCCGGGGCTGCGCCGCCGCTTCGGGAAGCGCTGA
- the wrbA gene encoding NAD(P)H:quinone oxidoreductase: protein MAEILVLYYSRGGSVARLARQIARGIGEVPGMSARLRTVPPVAAVTQTARPPVPEDGAPYVDIGDLAECDGLILGSPTRFGNMAAPVKHFLDGLGAEWVNGTLAGKPAAVFTSTASLHGGQESTLLSMQVPLLHHGCLIVGIPFTEPALSHTTTGGTPYGASHVAGADDNPVPSEDEAILARALGRRVADIARRLA from the coding sequence ATGGCGGAAATACTGGTGCTCTACTACAGCCGCGGTGGTTCGGTGGCCCGGCTGGCCCGCCAGATCGCGCGGGGCATCGGCGAGGTGCCGGGCATGAGCGCGCGGCTGCGCACGGTGCCGCCAGTGGCGGCGGTGACGCAGACTGCCCGCCCGCCGGTGCCCGAAGATGGCGCGCCCTATGTGGACATCGGTGATCTGGCCGAGTGCGACGGCCTGATACTGGGCAGCCCGACCCGTTTCGGCAACATGGCCGCGCCGGTGAAGCACTTCCTGGATGGGCTGGGTGCCGAATGGGTCAATGGCACCCTGGCTGGCAAGCCGGCGGCGGTGTTCACCTCGACGGCCTCGTTGCATGGTGGCCAGGAATCGACCCTGCTGTCGATGCAGGTGCCGCTGCTGCACCACGGTTGTCTGATTGTCGGCATTCCCTTCACCGAGCCGGCGCTGAGCCATACGACCACCGGTGGCACGCCCTACGGGGCCAGCCACGTGGCCGGGGCCGACGACAATCCGGTACCGAGCGAAGATGAGGCGATCCTGGCACGCGCGCTGGGCCGGCGCGTGGCCGACATCGCGCGGCGGCTGGCATGA
- a CDS encoding YihY family inner membrane protein, with translation MEPLDTVNLWMERVRDRKRAASFGRFLWRRFLDDRLFQAAASLAYTTVFALVPLAIVVFGVLSAFPVFDRWSDQLSDYVFSNFVPNAARAAEGYLRQFSASAGQLTAAGFIALVVSLLITLNSVEETFNQIWRVGSTRPKLTRFLVYWTVLTLGAMLAAASLAVSARVFALPLFGTSEGRWLANFSLTVAPILIEFVCITLVYRVVPHHTVKWRHAIPGAILAAVMLELVKWGMGAYLGSFQSYQKLYGTVAFVPILLLWIYLCWVSVLLGASLASSVAAFRYQPAELRLPTGYEIYGLLRLIGRFQQARAEGHSLDDDEILRLEPMLTDSLLQTMLCDLEAIRVVRRDERGEWLLARDLDKLTLADLYETTQMRIPVREAYLPYRDDSLGQASVLALDALRLPLRELLKRRVSDIYSTPGDTP, from the coding sequence ATGGAACCCCTCGACACCGTGAACCTCTGGATGGAGCGCGTGCGCGATCGCAAGCGTGCCGCCAGCTTCGGCCGCTTCCTGTGGCGGCGCTTCCTGGACGACCGCCTGTTCCAGGCCGCGGCCTCGCTGGCCTACACCACCGTGTTCGCGCTGGTGCCGCTGGCCATCGTGGTGTTCGGCGTCCTGTCGGCGTTCCCGGTGTTCGACCGCTGGAGCGACCAGCTCAGCGACTACGTGTTCTCCAACTTCGTGCCCAACGCCGCGCGCGCCGCCGAAGGCTACCTGCGCCAGTTCTCGGCCAGTGCCGGCCAGCTCACCGCCGCCGGTTTCATCGCGCTGGTGGTGTCGCTGCTGATCACCCTCAACAGCGTGGAAGAAACCTTCAACCAGATCTGGCGCGTGGGCTCCACCCGGCCCAAGTTGACCCGCTTCCTGGTCTACTGGACCGTGCTGACCCTCGGCGCGATGCTGGCCGCCGCCTCGCTGGCGGTATCGGCGCGGGTGTTCGCGCTGCCCCTGTTCGGCACCAGCGAAGGCCGCTGGCTGGCCAATTTCTCGCTGACCGTGGCTCCGATTCTGATCGAGTTCGTCTGCATCACGCTGGTCTACCGCGTGGTGCCGCACCACACGGTGAAGTGGCGGCACGCCATTCCCGGCGCGATCCTGGCCGCGGTGATGCTGGAACTGGTGAAGTGGGGCATGGGCGCCTATCTGGGCAGCTTCCAGTCCTACCAGAAGCTCTATGGCACGGTCGCCTTCGTGCCGATCCTGCTGCTGTGGATCTACCTGTGCTGGGTGTCGGTGCTGCTCGGAGCCTCGCTCGCGTCCTCGGTCGCTGCCTTCCGCTACCAGCCGGCCGAGCTGCGCCTGCCCACCGGCTATGAGATTTACGGCCTGCTGCGCCTGATCGGGCGGTTCCAGCAGGCCCGTGCCGAAGGCCACAGCCTGGATGATGACGAGATCCTGCGGCTGGAGCCCATGCTCACCGACTCGCTGTTGCAGACCATGCTCTGCGACCTGGAGGCCATCCGTGTGGTGCGGCGCGATGAGCGCGGCGAATGGCTGCTGGCGCGCGACCTGGACAAGCTGACCTTGGCCGATCTGTACGAGACCACGCAGATGCGCATCCCGGTGCGCGAAGCCTACCTGCCGTACCGCGACGACAGCCTGGGCCAGGCCTCGGTACTGGCGTTGGATGCCCTGCGCCTGCCGTTGCGCGAACTGCTCAAGCGCCGCGTCAGCGATATCTACTCGACTCCCGGAGATACACCATGA
- a CDS encoding TlpA disulfide reductase family protein gives MTAKPLLLAVGLLALAACNKPNAQPDATASAPTAPTAPPAAVAEPAAPAATEVAPTDRKTVERPTLTLPALDGSTYDLAAHRGKWVVVNFWATWCAPCRKEMPELSALHAMRSEIEVVGLAYEDIEPAEMKAFLEKRPVTYPIVIVDTYNPPEDFAIPRGLPLTYLIAPDGKVAKEFLGPVTAHDIESRIKEG, from the coding sequence ATGACCGCCAAGCCCCTGCTGCTGGCCGTGGGCCTGCTGGCCCTGGCTGCCTGCAACAAGCCCAACGCCCAGCCCGACGCCACCGCATCCGCGCCGACCGCGCCGACCGCGCCACCGGCCGCCGTCGCAGAACCGGCCGCGCCAGCGGCCACCGAGGTTGCGCCGACCGATCGCAAGACCGTCGAACGTCCCACCCTGACGTTGCCGGCATTGGACGGCAGCACCTACGACCTGGCCGCACATCGCGGCAAGTGGGTAGTGGTCAATTTCTGGGCCACCTGGTGTGCACCGTGCCGCAAGGAGATGCCGGAGCTGTCGGCGCTGCACGCGATGCGCAGCGAGATCGAGGTGGTCGGCCTGGCGTACGAGGACATCGAGCCGGCCGAGATGAAGGCATTCCTTGAAAAGCGCCCGGTAACCTATCCGATTGTCATCGTGGACACCTACAACCCGCCCGAGGATTTCGCCATTCCGCGCGGCCTGCCGCTGACCTACCTGATCGCGCCGGACGGCAAGGTCGCCAAGGAGTTCCTCGGCCCGGTCACTGCACACGACATCGAGTCGCGCATCAAGGAAGGCTGA